Proteins found in one Paenibacillus wynnii genomic segment:
- a CDS encoding response regulator transcription factor, with the protein MYNVMLVDDDYPVLELLSETIQWEKLGFRLMGMHENGWDAWEHAQREMPDILITDIGMPRMNGLELSALIKEVKPGVRIAILSCHNEFQYAQAAMRLNVQDYLLKDALDPEDLVQLLRRFKETMDGETQAGWETSRMMHLFGETRELRKEQTLKNFIHQPLLSPEKWRAEVSEYGLFENGESCLPVIVYLEDYRHVKYRFSSDQTLHFAVSNVMNEVLVGLQPRGLYVGYNVKASFLLFSYKPGLQSNIYDDAAAGLKMIQSTLLRVLKIHMSFIIGVGSDTPEGLKQRLNELLGSEEQRFYLNQGEITKKKSVSETENRQNLFTYYDQASTELREVLLGRQPAQTGDVTEKWLSKIREEKYPTETVKDWTLKLLLDLKLKLHSLQSVRPAYSADTLHKEIVDIDSLQALREWLNNHLESVFAAKEAGIGASKRVEVAEACRYVTLRLGSRISLDEVADHLHLNASYFSRLFKKETGLTFIEYVTRLKMERAKELLDGTQCTVGDICEQLGYDNQSYFIKTFKVHTGVTPVEYRG; encoded by the coding sequence ATGTATAATGTCATGCTGGTGGACGATGATTATCCCGTCCTTGAGTTGTTATCCGAGACTATTCAATGGGAGAAACTCGGATTCCGTCTCATGGGGATGCATGAGAATGGATGGGATGCCTGGGAGCATGCACAACGTGAAATGCCGGATATCTTAATAACCGACATCGGGATGCCTCGGATGAATGGATTGGAACTATCCGCCCTTATTAAGGAAGTGAAGCCCGGAGTTCGCATTGCCATTTTGTCCTGTCACAATGAATTTCAATATGCTCAGGCAGCCATGCGGCTAAATGTACAGGACTATTTACTGAAAGATGCCCTGGATCCTGAGGATTTGGTGCAGCTGCTGCGCAGGTTCAAGGAAACCATGGATGGGGAGACCCAAGCGGGCTGGGAGACTTCCCGTATGATGCATTTGTTCGGAGAGACCCGAGAATTGCGCAAGGAGCAGACGCTCAAGAACTTTATACATCAACCGCTTCTCTCTCCTGAGAAATGGAGGGCGGAGGTTTCGGAGTACGGATTATTTGAGAATGGGGAATCCTGCCTGCCTGTCATTGTGTACCTGGAGGATTACCGTCATGTGAAATATCGTTTCTCCTCTGATCAGACCTTGCATTTTGCTGTAAGTAATGTCATGAATGAAGTCCTTGTAGGACTACAGCCAAGAGGATTGTACGTTGGATACAATGTGAAAGCTTCTTTTTTATTATTTTCTTATAAACCCGGACTTCAGTCCAATATCTATGATGATGCCGCAGCCGGTCTTAAGATGATTCAGTCCACACTGCTTAGGGTCCTTAAAATTCATATGTCTTTCATTATCGGAGTGGGCAGTGATACACCGGAAGGGCTGAAGCAGCGTTTAAATGAGTTATTGGGAAGCGAAGAGCAGCGTTTTTATCTGAATCAAGGAGAAATCACCAAGAAAAAGTCTGTATCAGAAACGGAGAACAGGCAGAATCTCTTCACCTACTATGACCAAGCAAGTACAGAATTGCGGGAGGTACTGTTGGGCAGACAGCCGGCTCAGACCGGTGATGTGACAGAAAAGTGGCTGTCCAAGATTCGTGAGGAGAAATATCCTACGGAGACAGTCAAGGATTGGACTCTAAAGCTGCTGCTGGATCTCAAGCTGAAGCTGCACTCCCTGCAGTCGGTTCGGCCGGCTTATTCGGCAGATACCCTGCATAAAGAAATCGTCGATATTGATTCACTTCAAGCGCTGAGGGAATGGTTGAACAATCATCTTGAATCTGTGTTTGCTGCTAAAGAAGCCGGAATCGGTGCCAGTAAAAGAGTAGAAGTGGCGGAGGCCTGCCGATATGTTACTCTGCGGCTGGGGTCGAGGATCAGTCTGGATGAGGTGGCAGATCACCTGCATCTGAATGCAAGCTATTTTAGCAGACTGTTCAAGAAGGAAACAGGTCTAACCTTTATCGAATACGTAACAAGGTTAAAAATGGAAAGAGCCAAAGAACTGCTGGACGGGACTCAATGCACCGTAGGCGATATCTGCGAGCAGCTTGGCTATGACAACCAGAGTTACTTCATTAAGACGTTCAAGGTACATACGGGGGTAACTCCGGTAGAGTACCGTGGATAA